Within Epilithonimonas zeae, the genomic segment TTTTTAAATTGTTACCAAAATTTGGTAACTTTGATTTGCTTAATAGAATTAAAATGGGACGAAATACATCTGTTTCTTTAGGAAATCATTTTGAAGATTTTGTAGACGACAAAATTTCACAAGGAAGATTCAAGAATGCAAGTGAAGTGATTCGTGCCGGATTGAGACTTTTGGAAGAGGAGGAAAATAAATTACAATTTCTTAAAAACGCTG encodes:
- a CDS encoding type II toxin-antitoxin system ParD family antitoxin, with product MGRNTSVSLGNHFEDFVDDKISQGRFKNASEVIRAGLRLLEEEENKLQFLKNAVQEGIKSGIAKDFEPENHLASLKAKMKNG